A region of Toxotes jaculatrix isolate fToxJac2 chromosome 23, fToxJac2.pri, whole genome shotgun sequence DNA encodes the following proteins:
- the LOC121177331 gene encoding serine/threonine-protein kinase DCLK2-like produces MSLSKTLELEHFDERDKVRRGRSTRAKRDDSTSSAGGGGSGPSSRGSSLVPSPAHSANCSYYRTRTLQALTSEKRAKKVRFYRNGDRYFKGLVYAVSSDRFRSYDALLMELTRSLADNLHLPQGVRTIYTIDGSKKITSMDELVEGECYVCASNEPYRKVDYTKISIPSWKPGASTGTGTASSTRSATASTGVSASTAVSSKERPEGREARESKDFIKPKLVTVIRSGVKPRKAVRILLNKKTAHSFEQVLADITEAIKLDSGAVKRLYTLDGKQLTCLQDFFGDDDVFMACGPEKFRYAQDDFVLTHSSKTQAFVNECRAKASRTAVPQKTTTPKTPSSSGLSSSKTPPKGPSRTKSPGPANEASGSQAAGKSSRSSPSPTSPGTRRSLKISPRRGSSTDVNGEAEQPDDATVEVNGNRSVSSSIINEKYKVGKVIGDGNFAVVKECVERSTGQEYALKIIDKARCCGKEHLIENEVAVLRRVRHPSIIQLIEVDETPSQLFLVMELVKGGDLFDAITSSTKYSERDASAMVFNLAGAIKYLHRMNIVHRDIKPENLLVCEYPDGTKSLKLGDFGLATVVEGPLYTVCGTPTYVAPEIIAETGYGLKVDIWAAGVITYILLCGFPPFRSENNVQEELFDQILRGKLEFPSPDWDSISLPAKMLISQMLQVNVDARFTAEEVLSHPWVTDEAPVDSNTVSSTEDQTSGDALEPEQESPVLETKQIPSPLV; encoded by the exons ATGTCTCTGAGTAAGACCCTCGAGCTGGAGCACTTTGACGAACGTGACAAGGTTCGCCGGGGACGCTCCACCCGCGCCAAGAGAGATGACTCCACAAGCAGCGCTGGCGGTGGGGGGTCCGGCCCCAGCTCCAGGGGCAGTAGCCTGGTTCCCAGCCCCGCCCACAGCGCCAACTGCAGCTACTACCGGACCCGAACCCTGCAGGCGCTCACCTCCGAGAAACGGGCCAAAAAGGTCCGGTTCTACCGCAACGGGGACCGGTACTTCAAGGGCCTGGTGTACGCCGTCTCCAGTGATCGGTTCCGTTCCTACGATGCACTGTTGATGGAGCTGACGCGCTCGCTGGCGGATAACCTGCATCTGCCACAGGGGGTGCGCACAATCTACACCATAGATGGCAGCAAGAAGATCACCAGTATGGACGAGCTGGTGGAAG GTGAGTGCTACGTTTGTGCCTCCAATGAGCCTTACCGGAAGGTCGACTACACCAAGATCTCCATCCCAAGCTGGAAACCCGGGGCTAGTACCGGGACAGGCACAGCAAGCTCGACCCGGTCCGCCACCGCATCCACTGGGGTGTCGGCGAGCACCGCCGTCAGCTCCAAAGAGCGCCCTGAAGGTCGAGAGGCCAGGGAGAGCAAAGACTTCATCAAGCCCAAGCTGGTGACGGTGATCCGCAGCGGCGTGAAGCCTCGCAAGGCCGTGAGGATCCTGCTGAACAAGAAGACGGCTCACTCCTTTGAACAGGTGCTGGCCGACATCACGGAGGCCATCAAGCTGGACTCTGGGGCTGTGAAGAGGCTGTACACGCTGGACGGAAAACAG ctgacTTGTCTGCAGGATTTCTTTGGGGATGACGATGTGTTCATGGCGTGTGGGCCTGAGAAATTTCGTTACGCCCAGGACGACTTtgtgctcacacacagcagcaaaacacaggCTTTTGTTAatg AGTGCAGGGCCAAAGCATCCCGCACCGCTGTCCCTCAGAAAACTACAACTCCCAAGACTCCCAGCAGCTCCGGGCTGTCCTCCTCTAAGACTCCACCCAAAGGCCCGTCCAGGACGAAGTCTCCTGGCCCAG CCAATGAGGCGTCAGGATCACAGGCAGCAGGGAAGTCATCCAGGTCCAGCCCCTCCCCCACCAGCCCCGGGACTCGACGCAGCCTCAAG ATTTCCCCTCGTCGCGGTTCCTCCACCGATGTCAACGGAGAGGCCGAGCAGCCGGACGACGCCACTGTGGAAG TCAACGGGAATCGATCCGTTTCTTCATCCATCATCAACGAGAAGTACAAAGTGGGTAAAGTGATCGGAGACGGAAACTTTGCGGTGGTGAAGGAGTGCGTGGAGAG GTCGACCGGACAGGAGTACGCCCTGAAGATCATCGACAAAGCTCGCTGCTGTGGGAAG gaGCACCTGATAGAGAACGAGGTGGCGGTGCTGCGGAGGGTTCGACATCCGAGCATCATCCAGCTAATCGAGGTGGATGAAACGCCCTCTCAGCTGTTCCTGGTCATGGAGCTCGTCAAG GGTGGAGACCTGTTCGACgccatcacctcctccaccaagtACAGCGAGCGTGACGCCAGCGCCATGGTGTTCAACCTGGCCGGAGCCATCAAGTACCTGCACCGAATGAACATCGTCCACAGAGACATCAAGCCCGAGAACCtgctg gtgtgtgaataTCCAGACGGCACGAAGTCGCTGAAGCTGGGTGATTTCGGTTTGGCGACGGTGGTGGAGGGGCCGCTGTACACGGTCTGCGGCACGCCCACGTACGTTGCCCCGGAGATCATCGCAGAGACCGG ttatgGTCTGAAGGTTGATATCTGGGCAGCAGGAGTGATCACCTACATCCTGCTGTGTGGATTCCCTCCATTCAGAAG TGAGAACAACGTCCAGGAGGAGCTGTTTGATCAGATCCTCAGAGGGAAGCTGGAGTTTCCGTCTCCGGACTGGGACAGCATCAGTCTGCCTGCAAAG ATGCTGATCAGTCAGATGCTGCAGGTGAACGTCGATGCGCGGTTCACTGCTGAGGAGGTCCTGTCGCACCCCTGGGTGACG GATGAGGCTCCCGTAGACTCCAACACTGTGAGCAGCACTGAAGACCAGACCAGTGGAGACGCACTGGAACCAGAGCAGGAATCACCAGTACtggaaaccaaacaaattcCCTCACCTCTGGTCTAG